A region from the uncultured Draconibacterium sp. genome encodes:
- a CDS encoding DUF302 domain-containing protein, which yields MKGLAMFLTGLITGILLSVIIIVLVLPKQMFVVNESKYGFEETVAKIEQSVKDNDWSMPHLYDLQATMKKHGFDVKPVKVFSLCKPDHAYKILSSDEERVVSALMPCRVAVYERNGKTYVSMLNSGLFSKLMGNKVKTVMGAASEENKQILAPVIK from the coding sequence ATGAAAGGATTAGCTATGTTTTTAACCGGACTAATTACAGGAATACTCTTATCCGTAATAATAATTGTACTTGTACTGCCTAAACAAATGTTTGTTGTAAACGAGAGTAAATATGGCTTCGAAGAGACCGTGGCTAAAATCGAGCAATCGGTAAAAGACAATGACTGGAGCATGCCGCATTTATACGATTTACAGGCAACAATGAAAAAGCACGGTTTTGATGTGAAACCTGTTAAAGTTTTTTCGCTTTGTAAACCCGACCATGCCTACAAAATTTTAAGTAGCGACGAAGAACGGGTTGTTTCGGCACTAATGCCCTGCCGCGTAGCTGTTTACGAACGCAATGGAAAAACCTATGTTTCGATGTTAAACTCGGGGTTATTCTCGAAATTAATGGGCAATAAAGTAAAAACAGTAATGGGAGCTGCAAGTGAGGAAAATAAACAAATACTTGCTCCCGTTATCAAATAA
- a CDS encoding ABC transporter permease has translation MSGKERHPIFEVMSRETERIKANPAYRFLLVTGPLTGIFLLFFIFQQGVAKRLPIALVDQDNSSLSIKIGHAINASPDVEIVAANPDIFLAQQWLKNGEVDAVVLLPKALEKNVFQGIEAPVPVYINGTNVTVAGIVQRSVLTTLGTYSAGIQLKKLALGGANAEEAMARALPVTIQKHVLFNPYSNYSYFLNSAMLYFILFLFAFMSSVYTFGNELKRGTGKSLLTAGNNSVRLAIAGKLFPYTFIYCGFAMFIAYLLYVIEGTPLNGNFFVLFCGQLISIIAYQLLGLLIVALTKNLRLSLSVGSAYIMMGITFSGLTFPMEGMLPLVKPITAIFPFTWWEKLFISQSLRGAPLKEALPYLCYMLLFMLVGMSSFKLYKRGLSDSKYWGKL, from the coding sequence ATGAGCGGGAAAGAAAGGCATCCCATTTTTGAAGTAATGAGCCGCGAAACCGAAAGGATTAAAGCTAATCCGGCATACCGGTTCCTGCTGGTAACGGGACCGCTAACAGGCATATTTTTACTGTTCTTTATTTTCCAGCAAGGGGTGGCTAAACGTTTGCCAATTGCCCTTGTCGATCAGGATAATTCATCCTTGTCGATTAAAATTGGCCATGCGATTAACGCTTCTCCCGATGTGGAAATTGTTGCCGCTAACCCCGATATTTTTCTGGCGCAACAATGGCTGAAAAATGGGGAGGTTGATGCAGTTGTTTTATTGCCAAAAGCATTGGAAAAAAATGTATTTCAGGGAATTGAAGCTCCTGTTCCGGTATACATAAATGGCACCAACGTTACCGTTGCAGGCATTGTGCAACGCTCGGTTTTAACAACCCTTGGCACCTACTCGGCGGGTATTCAGCTAAAAAAACTGGCACTTGGTGGAGCAAATGCCGAAGAAGCTATGGCAAGAGCCTTGCCGGTAACTATTCAAAAGCACGTTTTGTTTAATCCGTATTCTAACTATTCCTATTTTCTTAACTCGGCAATGCTTTATTTCATCTTGTTTCTTTTTGCTTTTATGAGTTCGGTTTACACCTTTGGCAACGAGCTTAAGCGCGGAACCGGGAAGAGTTTGTTAACAGCCGGAAACAACAGCGTACGGCTGGCCATTGCAGGAAAACTGTTCCCTTATACTTTTATCTATTGTGGCTTTGCCATGTTTATTGCGTATCTTTTATATGTGATTGAAGGGACACCCTTAAATGGCAATTTCTTTGTTCTTTTTTGTGGTCAGTTAATAAGCATAATTGCCTACCAGTTACTTGGCTTACTAATTGTGGCACTCACAAAAAACCTGCGTTTGTCCTTATCAGTTGGCAGTGCCTATATTATGATGGGTATTACCTTTTCGGGTTTAACCTTCCCTATGGAAGGTATGTTGCCGCTGGTTAAACCTATTACGGCTATTTTCCCGTTTACCTGGTGGGAAAAACTCTTTATTTCGCAGTCGTTGCGTGGAGCACCGCTAAAAGAAGCCTTACCATACCTTTGCTATATGCTTTTGTTTATGCTGGTTGGAATGAGTTCTTTCAAGTTGTATAAAAGAGGCTTAAGTGATTCAAAATATTGGGGGAAACTATAA
- a CDS encoding heavy-metal-associated domain-containing protein — translation MKKLFYVLVLFAFVACNTNTKKNADETKAAEITEATINIGGLHCENCVASVTKGINELEGIAEVKVTLADSSAVVKFNASAVSIDEIQKSIEKRGYTIKSAD, via the coding sequence ATGAAAAAACTATTTTATGTGCTGGTGCTTTTTGCATTTGTAGCTTGTAACACCAACACCAAAAAAAATGCTGATGAAACAAAAGCTGCTGAAATTACAGAAGCTACAATTAACATTGGTGGCCTTCATTGCGAGAACTGTGTGGCTTCAGTAACCAAAGGAATTAACGAGCTGGAAGGCATTGCAGAGGTTAAAGTAACCCTTGCAGATTCTTCAGCTGTGGTAAAATTCAATGCATCGGCAGTGTCAATTGACGAGATACAGAAAAGCATTGAAAAGCGGGGGTACACCATTAAAAGTGCCGACTAA
- a CDS encoding ABC transporter permease: MNNTLLILKQEYLKRVKKKSFIILTILMPFLIAGVYGLVIYFSIKDDTEERTIAVYDATNLFLGEFTDQGTTKYHFVPKEEFSSLKTNLKGSGYYGLLYIPSDIYSNNLAQLFSEKQLPFELTEQIQRKLSRFIENDKRQKVISEAGIPNLEESLDKTKTWVNLSTLKITESGETKKSSSIVAFIASYAMGLIIYFFVFMYGAMVMRSVMEEKKSRIIEVIISSVKPSQLMAGKIIGTALVGLTQVAIWVILGGIGLVVVQSFFTPESAQQMGQNLMETQGQMNPAMTQAAEPNKVMEVMEMIGNLNLPLILFSFVFYFLAGYLLYSALLGAVGAAVDNDEDSQQMVFPVTFPLILSIMLLFPIAKNPEGALAFWCSIIPFTSPVAMMARVPYDLPLWELLLSMGLLVLTTIGCIMAAAKIYRIGLLMYGKKVNIKELIKWLRYKG; encoded by the coding sequence ATGAATAACACTTTACTGATATTAAAGCAAGAATACCTGAAAAGGGTTAAAAAGAAATCCTTTATCATATTAACCATATTAATGCCCTTTTTAATAGCCGGGGTATATGGTTTGGTTATTTATTTTTCGATAAAAGACGACACCGAAGAACGCACCATTGCTGTTTATGATGCCACCAATCTTTTTCTGGGCGAATTTACCGACCAGGGTACAACCAAATACCATTTTGTACCCAAAGAAGAATTTTCGAGCCTGAAAACAAACCTGAAAGGCAGCGGGTATTATGGTCTTTTATACATTCCATCCGACATTTACTCGAATAACCTGGCCCAGCTGTTCTCCGAAAAACAGCTGCCTTTTGAGCTAACCGAACAAATACAACGTAAACTCAGTCGTTTTATCGAGAACGATAAACGGCAAAAAGTAATTAGCGAAGCTGGCATACCCAATCTGGAAGAAAGTTTGGACAAAACAAAAACATGGGTTAACCTGAGCACCCTAAAAATTACCGAATCGGGAGAAACCAAAAAAAGCTCGTCGATAGTAGCCTTTATAGCCAGCTATGCCATGGGGCTTATCATTTATTTCTTTGTGTTTATGTATGGAGCCATGGTAATGCGTAGTGTTATGGAAGAAAAGAAAAGTCGCATTATCGAGGTAATAATATCATCAGTAAAACCCAGCCAGTTAATGGCCGGAAAAATTATTGGCACCGCACTGGTTGGCCTAACACAGGTGGCCATTTGGGTTATCTTAGGCGGAATTGGCCTGGTGGTGGTGCAAAGCTTTTTTACACCCGAATCGGCACAACAAATGGGGCAAAACCTGATGGAAACTCAAGGCCAGATGAACCCGGCCATGACCCAGGCTGCCGAACCCAACAAGGTAATGGAAGTGATGGAAATGATAGGCAATTTAAACCTGCCGCTTATTCTCTTTTCTTTTGTTTTTTATTTCCTTGCAGGTTACCTGCTGTACAGCGCATTACTGGGAGCCGTTGGCGCAGCTGTTGATAACGACGAAGACTCGCAGCAAATGGTATTTCCGGTAACTTTCCCGCTAATCCTTTCAATAATGTTGCTGTTTCCAATTGCCAAAAACCCCGAAGGTGCCTTGGCCTTTTGGTGCTCCATAATTCCGTTTACCTCGCCTGTGGCCATGATGGCACGCGTACCGTACGACTTACCACTTTGGGAGCTGTTACTTTCAATGGGATTATTGGTTTTAACAACTATCGGATGCATAATGGCGGCTGCAAAAATTTACCGCATCGGACTGCTCATGTACGGAAAGAAAGTAAATATTAAAGAGCTCATAAAATGGCTAAGATATAAAGGTTAG
- a CDS encoding cytochrome c: MNSKKNIKGRSFLQSFTFSLLIVAFVLLSACDYNRRTTGWQYFEDMVTSPAYESYTANPNFADGKTMQPPVPGTIPRGMVPYAYEKTDEDRVLAAATLVNELENNKTNLQRGEKMYGVYCMQCHGDTGDGQGPLYVNKKYTYPPASLLSEKMLASPEGDIYHVITVGHGIMAEHGSMIRPEDRWKIAMYVKEVLQK; encoded by the coding sequence ATGAACAGTAAAAAGAACATAAAAGGAAGAAGCTTTTTGCAGAGTTTTACTTTTTCATTGCTGATTGTGGCTTTTGTTTTGCTAAGTGCCTGCGACTACAACCGCCGCACTACCGGATGGCAGTATTTTGAAGACATGGTCACTTCACCCGCTTACGAGAGTTACACTGCTAACCCGAATTTTGCTGATGGAAAAACGATGCAACCACCTGTGCCGGGAACAATTCCGCGTGGCATGGTGCCTTACGCTTACGAAAAAACAGATGAAGACAGAGTACTGGCTGCTGCAACACTGGTTAACGAACTGGAAAACAATAAAACAAACCTTCAGCGTGGTGAAAAAATGTATGGAGTTTACTGCATGCAATGCCATGGCGATACCGGCGATGGACAAGGTCCGTTGTATGTTAATAAGAAATACACTTACCCACCGGCCAGCTTGTTAAGCGAGAAAATGCTTGCCAGCCCCGAGGGCGATATTTATCATGTAATAACCGTAGGCCATGGTATTATGGCCGAACACGGATCGATGATTCGCCCCGAAGACCGCTGGAAGATTGCCATGTACGTGAAAGAGGTTTTACAAAAGTAA
- a CDS encoding efflux RND transporter periplasmic adaptor subunit: protein MNKKTLSTLIVIAAILAFMIYTFVVVTKKEPVVLQGEVEAQQYSIASKIPGRIQQVAVEKGQTVKKGDFIFSIDSPEITAKLANANAARSAASAQSRKAQNGAQQEDIAAAYSTFVKAEAAAQFAEKTFARVENLFNDGVVPAQKRDEAETQMKAARETANAAKAIWQKAEKGAREEDKAAAAAMVKRAEAAIAEVEAYLQETSINAIADGEVSGINVEEGELVATGFPVVTLIDLDDVWLTLFIREDYLNHFKMGASFNAVIPGLDGKEFEFKVKYISPSASFARWNATKTSGEFDLKSFEIEARPCKKIEGLRPGMTAVVTLPENQ, encoded by the coding sequence ATGAATAAAAAGACGTTAAGCACACTTATAGTAATTGCAGCCATTTTGGCATTTATGATTTACACTTTTGTGGTTGTTACAAAAAAAGAACCTGTGGTTTTGCAGGGAGAAGTAGAAGCTCAACAATACAGTATTGCTTCAAAAATTCCGGGACGAATACAGCAGGTTGCGGTTGAAAAAGGACAAACAGTAAAAAAAGGAGATTTTATTTTCTCCATTGACAGCCCCGAAATAACTGCCAAACTTGCCAATGCCAATGCAGCTCGTTCTGCTGCCAGTGCACAAAGCCGAAAAGCACAAAATGGCGCCCAGCAGGAAGACATTGCCGCTGCCTACAGCACTTTTGTAAAGGCGGAAGCGGCAGCGCAGTTTGCCGAAAAAACATTTGCCCGTGTAGAGAACCTGTTTAACGATGGGGTAGTTCCGGCACAAAAACGCGACGAAGCAGAAACACAGATGAAAGCGGCACGCGAAACCGCAAATGCAGCTAAAGCCATTTGGCAAAAAGCCGAAAAAGGGGCTCGCGAAGAAGATAAAGCAGCAGCAGCAGCAATGGTAAAACGCGCCGAGGCAGCTATTGCCGAGGTGGAAGCTTATCTTCAGGAGACATCGATAAATGCCATAGCCGATGGAGAGGTGTCGGGAATAAATGTAGAGGAAGGTGAATTGGTGGCTACCGGCTTTCCGGTTGTAACGCTAATTGATTTAGACGATGTGTGGCTAACCCTTTTTATTCGCGAAGATTATTTGAACCATTTTAAGATGGGGGCAAGTTTTAATGCGGTAATCCCCGGTTTAGACGGAAAAGAATTCGAATTTAAAGTAAAATACATTAGTCCGTCGGCAAGTTTTGCCCGTTGGAATGCTACCAAAACCTCCGGCGAATTTGATTTAAAATCGTTTGAAATTGAGGCACGTCCGTGTAAAAAAATAGAAGGCTTACGCCCCGGGATGACGGCTGTAGTTACTTTACCCGAAAATCAATAA
- a CDS encoding ABC transporter permease yields MITNKSKNLNSFELTAIHFIKELKAIFADSGAVLILIGALIIYPLLYSFGYFNEVLTNLPVGVVDLDQTPASRKYTRMLDATENVCVSCNPHSLKQAEKLFMTNKIDGVLLIPKGFQKDMLATKQTNVAVYADGSYLLKYKTFYTAASTVNALFGAGIGVKHYLAEGKSLRQAKNAAGPLSIQTHTLYNPSGAYGSFIMPGLIIIIIQQTLLIGIGIMGGTFSESKASPFKLKAAKRYREIIPLVFGRVGAYLLISLFNICLALIIIHHWFSYPDKGNFLDVLMLLFPFLLAVIFFGIGLSTLFRHRESAIVFMMFLSPIALFLSGISWPVSAMPEWLAGLSKILPGTTAVPAYLRIRTMGVGLMEVKTEVLKLYLQAGSYALLTIGYFFVRMYVDRRNVKPENEF; encoded by the coding sequence ATGATAACTAACAAAAGTAAAAACCTGAACAGTTTCGAGTTGACGGCTATTCACTTCATCAAAGAATTAAAAGCCATTTTTGCTGATAGCGGAGCTGTGTTAATTCTAATCGGAGCCCTAATTATTTATCCATTGCTGTATTCGTTTGGGTATTTTAACGAGGTGCTAACCAACTTGCCGGTTGGTGTAGTTGATTTGGACCAAACGCCAGCCAGCCGAAAATATACCCGAATGCTTGATGCTACTGAAAATGTATGTGTTAGTTGTAACCCACACAGTTTAAAACAAGCAGAGAAGCTTTTTATGACGAATAAAATTGATGGTGTATTGCTTATTCCTAAAGGTTTTCAGAAAGATATGCTGGCAACAAAACAAACCAACGTTGCCGTTTACGCCGATGGAAGCTACCTGTTAAAATACAAAACATTTTACACCGCAGCCTCAACTGTTAATGCTCTGTTTGGTGCGGGGATTGGCGTAAAACACTACCTGGCTGAAGGAAAATCGCTACGGCAGGCAAAAAATGCTGCAGGTCCTTTAAGCATTCAAACGCACACCCTTTACAATCCCTCAGGGGCTTACGGAAGTTTCATTATGCCGGGGCTAATAATTATTATCATTCAGCAAACATTGTTAATTGGCATTGGAATTATGGGAGGCACCTTCTCCGAATCTAAAGCATCGCCATTTAAGCTTAAAGCGGCAAAACGTTACCGCGAAATTATTCCCCTGGTTTTTGGGCGCGTTGGAGCTTACCTACTCATTTCATTGTTCAATATTTGTCTGGCTTTAATTATTATTCATCATTGGTTTAGTTATCCCGATAAAGGAAATTTTCTTGATGTACTTATGTTGCTTTTCCCTTTTCTGTTGGCCGTTATTTTTTTCGGAATTGGCCTGTCAACCCTTTTCAGGCACCGCGAATCGGCCATCGTTTTTATGATGTTTCTTTCGCCCATAGCATTGTTTTTAAGCGGAATTTCGTGGCCTGTTTCAGCTATGCCCGAATGGTTAGCCGGCTTGTCGAAAATCTTGCCTGGAACAACCGCCGTACCTGCTTATTTGCGCATACGTACAATGGGGGTAGGATTAATGGAAGTTAAAACAGAGGTGCTAAAACTATACCTGCAGGCTGGTAGTTATGCTCTGTTAACCATTGGCTATTTTTTTGTGCGAATGTATGTTGACAGGCGAAATGTAAAGCCTGAAAATGAGTTTTGA
- a CDS encoding ATP-binding cassette domain-containing protein: protein MELFEARNVNKVFASTQALTDVSISVKEQSIFGLLGPNGAGKTTLIRIINQITAPDSGEIFLKGKRMNRADITHIGYLPEERGLYKKMKIGEQAIYLAQLKGMSHRDATKNLKLWFEKFDIMPWWNKKVEELSKGMQQKVQFITTVVHQPKLLIFDEPFSGFDPINANLLKKEILNLKKEGATIIFSTHNMGSVEELCDHIALINKSKKIEDGPTDEIRMKYKSNTFDIKYRGDFNKVDLALGTDYNIISHNESEKENTLKVQYLNGNSNNNLLSAIMPVAEVLSFEELIPSMNDVFIKAVEESNKN, encoded by the coding sequence ATGGAATTATTTGAAGCGCGTAATGTAAACAAGGTTTTTGCCAGCACACAGGCCTTAACCGATGTTAGCATTTCGGTAAAAGAACAAAGTATTTTTGGTTTGCTTGGCCCCAATGGCGCGGGCAAAACCACCCTAATCCGCATTATTAACCAAATCACCGCCCCCGATAGTGGTGAAATTTTTCTGAAAGGCAAACGCATGAACCGTGCCGACATTACACATATTGGCTATTTGCCCGAAGAACGCGGTTTGTATAAAAAAATGAAAATTGGAGAACAGGCCATCTATCTAGCACAGTTGAAAGGTATGTCGCACCGCGATGCAACAAAAAACCTGAAATTGTGGTTCGAGAAATTCGACATTATGCCCTGGTGGAACAAAAAAGTAGAAGAACTGTCGAAAGGAATGCAACAAAAAGTGCAGTTTATTACCACCGTGGTACACCAACCTAAACTGCTAATTTTCGACGAACCCTTTAGCGGTTTCGACCCTATAAATGCCAACCTGCTGAAAAAAGAAATTCTCAACCTGAAAAAAGAAGGTGCCACCATTATTTTTTCTACCCACAATATGGGATCAGTTGAAGAGCTTTGCGACCATATCGCCCTGATTAATAAATCGAAAAAAATTGAAGACGGGCCAACCGATGAAATTCGCATGAAGTACAAATCAAACACCTTTGATATAAAATACCGGGGCGATTTTAATAAGGTTGACCTGGCGTTAGGTACCGATTACAATATTATCAGCCATAACGAATCGGAAAAAGAAAACACTTTGAAAGTGCAATACCTCAACGGGAATTCGAATAACAACCTGCTATCTGCTATAATGCCGGTTGCCGAAGTTCTGTCTTTCGAAGAACTTATTCCGAGCATGAACGATGTATTTATTAAAGCTGTTGAAGAATCGAACAAAAACTAA
- the nrfD gene encoding NrfD/PsrC family molybdoenzyme membrane anchor subunit, with protein sequence MYNSAVRGKLIDGDKSYSQISKEILAPIHDKTPLWWYAAMLVSLGMFGFGLYCKYVTISTGIGTWGVNNSVAWGWAIINFVWWIGIGHAGTAFSIFLLILRQKWRTAINRAAEAMTVVAVFCASLFPLLHMGRPWLFFYIFPYPNTRGPLWVNFNSPLFWDFVAISAYLLISASFWYFGMVPDFATVRDTAKSKIKKAVYGFFAFGWTGSSREWLRFEGLSFVLGGIAAVLVVSVHSIVSTDFAVSVQAGWHTTIFPPYFVIGAIFSGFAMVLTLVITMRGLYKMNDFITDRHVDAVCRILIFISLIMGTAYMTEIFIAWYSASDYENYMFFKNRLFGDYAFQFWAMFTANAVIPQLFWFKAVRKRMWIVFIISIIINIGMWYERFNIVVTTLSRDYLPAAWANYSPSWVEIGFFVGTLGMFIAGVLLFFRYIPMIAISELKSVAKFDKPNNGQLKAKSHE encoded by the coding sequence ATGTATAATTCAGCCGTTAGAGGAAAACTTATTGATGGCGACAAGTCGTACAGCCAGATATCGAAGGAGATACTCGCTCCGATACACGACAAAACACCTTTGTGGTGGTATGCGGCCATGCTGGTAAGTTTGGGCATGTTTGGTTTTGGCTTGTATTGTAAATACGTTACCATTTCGACCGGTATTGGCACCTGGGGAGTAAACAACTCTGTTGCCTGGGGATGGGCCATCATCAACTTTGTTTGGTGGATTGGAATTGGCCACGCCGGAACCGCATTTTCCATATTCCTGCTTATTTTAAGGCAGAAATGGAGAACAGCTATTAACCGTGCCGCAGAAGCAATGACTGTTGTAGCTGTATTTTGCGCCAGTCTTTTTCCCTTGTTGCACATGGGCCGCCCGTGGTTATTTTTCTATATTTTTCCGTATCCGAATACGCGTGGTCCGTTGTGGGTAAACTTTAACTCGCCCCTGTTCTGGGACTTTGTGGCAATTTCTGCCTACCTGCTTATTTCGGCCAGTTTCTGGTATTTTGGTATGGTACCCGATTTTGCTACCGTGCGCGACACGGCCAAATCCAAAATAAAAAAAGCAGTGTACGGGTTTTTTGCATTCGGTTGGACCGGATCGAGCCGCGAATGGCTGCGTTTTGAAGGACTTAGTTTTGTGCTTGGAGGTATTGCTGCCGTCCTGGTGGTTTCCGTGCATTCAATCGTTTCGACTGACTTTGCCGTTTCGGTACAAGCCGGTTGGCACACCACTATTTTTCCGCCTTATTTTGTAATTGGCGCAATTTTTTCGGGTTTTGCAATGGTGCTTACACTTGTTATTACCATGCGTGGACTGTATAAAATGAATGATTTTATTACCGACCGACACGTGGATGCCGTTTGCCGCATCCTTATATTTATCTCGCTGATTATGGGTACAGCCTACATGACCGAGATTTTTATTGCCTGGTACTCCGCTTCGGATTACGAGAACTATATGTTCTTTAAAAATCGCTTGTTTGGCGACTACGCCTTTCAGTTTTGGGCGATGTTTACAGCCAACGCTGTAATCCCTCAACTGTTTTGGTTTAAAGCCGTTCGCAAACGTATGTGGATTGTTTTTATCATCTCCATAATTATAAATATTGGAATGTGGTACGAGCGATTTAACATTGTTGTTACCACCCTAAGCCGCGATTATCTGCCCGCTGCATGGGCCAATTACTCGCCCTCGTGGGTTGAAATCGGATTCTTTGTTGGTACCCTGGGCATGTTCATTGCCGGCGTACTGTTGTTCTTCCGCTATATCCCAATGATTGCTATTTCGGAATTAAAAAGTGTGGCAAAATTCGACAAACCTAATAACGGACAACTAAAAGCTAAATCTCATGAGTAA
- a CDS encoding DUF3341 domain-containing protein, with product MSKKYMLGVFNDEATLVDAFEKLKNKGLTPVEVYTPYPVHEILEGMPIKTRITHAAFFFGLFAAIGILGFLTYAAVYSWPLHYGGKPFNAFPSFIVVTIVATILSITLLTLFTFSARANIFPGKKAKILHERATDDKFVMVFDEADIVKNSELVKTILAEHGKIENKISD from the coding sequence ATGAGTAAAAAATATATGTTGGGTGTATTTAATGATGAGGCAACGCTGGTTGATGCCTTTGAAAAGCTAAAAAACAAAGGCTTAACTCCGGTTGAGGTGTATACGCCTTATCCGGTACACGAAATACTGGAAGGAATGCCAATAAAAACACGTATTACACATGCTGCTTTCTTTTTCGGACTGTTTGCAGCAATTGGCATTCTGGGCTTTTTAACCTATGCCGCGGTGTACAGCTGGCCTTTGCACTACGGAGGAAAACCTTTTAACGCATTTCCCTCGTTTATTGTCGTTACCATTGTGGCCACCATTCTTTCTATCACCTTACTAACCTTGTTTACCTTTTCGGCACGTGCCAATATATTTCCGGGCAAGAAGGCCAAAATCTTGCACGAACGTGCAACAGATGACAAGTTTGTAATGGTTTTTGATGAAGCTGATATTGTAAAAAACAGCGAATTGGTAAAAACTATTCTGGCGGAACATGGTAAAATTGAAAACAAGATTTCAGACTAA
- the cysK gene encoding cysteine synthase A: protein MKAKNILETIGNTPHVKINRLYPADYEVWVKVEKTNPGGSIKDRIALSMIEDAEQKGILKEGSIIIEPTSGNTGIGLALVAAVKGYRLILTMPESMSLERRRALKALGAELELTPKEKGMKGAIAKAEELAAELDNSWIPLQFNNPANVEVHRKFTAKEILADFPEGFDYLITGVGTGGHITGVAEILKEKFPDLKVFAVEPDTSPVIGGKDPGPHGIQGIGAGFIPKNLNTEILDGTIEIGKDEAFEYAQKAAQQEGLFVGISSGASLAAVAKKIQELPKGSRILTFAYDHGERYLSIEGLY from the coding sequence ATGAAAGCAAAAAACATTTTAGAAACCATTGGCAACACGCCACACGTAAAAATTAACCGCCTTTATCCTGCAGATTACGAAGTATGGGTAAAAGTGGAAAAAACCAATCCGGGCGGAAGTATTAAAGACCGCATTGCCCTGTCGATGATTGAAGATGCAGAGCAGAAAGGCATTTTAAAGGAAGGTTCGATTATAATAGAACCGACTTCGGGAAACACAGGAATTGGCCTGGCCCTGGTGGCAGCGGTAAAAGGTTATCGTTTAATATTAACGATGCCCGAGTCAATGTCGCTCGAAAGAAGAAGAGCACTGAAAGCGCTGGGAGCCGAGCTTGAACTTACTCCAAAAGAAAAAGGAATGAAGGGCGCAATTGCCAAAGCAGAAGAATTGGCTGCCGAGCTTGATAATTCGTGGATTCCCTTGCAGTTTAACAACCCTGCAAATGTTGAAGTACACCGCAAATTTACCGCAAAGGAAATTCTTGCTGATTTTCCTGAAGGTTTTGACTACCTGATTACAGGAGTGGGAACCGGAGGACACATTACCGGTGTTGCCGAGATATTAAAAGAAAAATTTCCTGATTTAAAAGTTTTTGCTGTTGAGCCCGACACCAGTCCGGTTATTGGCGGCAAAGACCCCGGTCCGCATGGAATCCAAGGTATTGGAGCAGGTTTTATACCTAAAAATTTGAATACCGAAATATTGGACGGTACTATAGAAATTGGGAAAGATGAAGCCTTTGAGTATGCTCAGAAAGCAGCCCAACAAGAAGGCCTTTTTGTGGGAATTTCATCAGGAGCATCATTGGCGGCTGTTGCAAAAAAAATTCAGGAACTGCCAAAAGGTTCGCGAATTTTAACCTTTGCCTACGACCACGGAGAACGCTATTTATCCATCGAGGGATTGTACTAA